From the genome of Mustela lutreola isolate mMusLut2 chromosome 16, mMusLut2.pri, whole genome shotgun sequence, one region includes:
- the C16H19orf85 gene encoding uncharacterized protein C19orf85 homolog, whose product MHPGVPAVPAVSEPSPRELCAFVSGATTHMLRTLHPRRTRPPKRRPNHRRFLHNQICRQFAKIEAATQELALSILSQEAPPQRPPPRRPPPPPPSPFLGVACAVAPTEAPYASPSLSLAALDASTLDLFDDIALTPECPSVPSELSCCTGGQPDLRQPSHFYNPPPPPSNALEGVDGPWASEGDWVGRWEVPCACHSQGIPEGWGTYSP is encoded by the exons ATGCACCCCGGGGTGCCTGCAGTCCCTGCAGTCTCTGAACCCAGCCCCCGGGAACTGTGTGCCTTCGTGAGCGGGGCCACTACCCACATGCTGCGCACCCTGCACCCCCGGCGGACCCGGCCCCCCAAAAGGAGGCCCAACCACAGGAGGTTTCTGCACAACCAGATCTGCAG GCAGTTTGCCAAGATTGAAGCTGCCACCCAGGAGCTGGCCCTGTCTATCCTGTCCCAGGAGGCACCTCCACAGAGACCTCCGCCCCGAAGACCACCCCCACCGCCTCCATCCCCCTTCCTGGGGGTGGCCTGTGCTGTGGCTCCCACCGAGGCACCCTATGCCAGCCCCAGCCTGAGCCTCGCGGCCTTGGACGCCTCCACCCTCGACCTCTTTGATGATATTGCACTCACCCCAGAGTGTCCCTCAGTGCCATCTGAGTTGTCCTGCTGCACTGGGGGCCAACCAGACCTGAGGCAGCCTTCACATTTCTataatcccccaccccctccctcaaaTGCCCTGGAGGGTGTGGACGGGCCCTGGGCTTCTGAGGGGGATTGGGTGGGCAGGTGGGAGGTGCCCTGTGCCTGCCATTCTCAGGGAATCCCTGAGGGTTGGGGGACCTACTCCCCATAA
- the ISOC2 gene encoding isochorismatase domain-containing protein 2, with the protein MAAVGPNLGRVLPGSSILFLCDMQEKFRHVAYFPQIVSVAARMLKVARLLEVPAVLTEQYPTGLGPTVPELGAGGLRPMAKTCFSMVPAVQQELDNRPQLRSVLLCGIEAHACILNTALDLLDRGLQVHVVVDACSSRNQVDRLVALARMRQSGAFLSTSEGLILQLVGDAAHPRFKEIQKIIKEPAQDSGLLGVFQGPNPLFR; encoded by the exons ATGGCAGCTGTGGGGCCCAACCTGGGCCGAGTCCTCCCCGGATCATCTATCCTATTCCTGTGTGACATGCAGGAGAAGTTCCGTCATGTTGCATACTTCCCCCAGATTGTCTCTGTGGCTGCCCGCATGCTCAAG GTGGCCAGGCTCCTGGAGGTGCCTGCTGTACTGACAGAGCAGTATCCAACAGGCCTGGGCCCCACGGTGCCtgagctgggggctggaggcctgCGGCCAATGGCCAAAACTTGCTTCAGCATGGTCCCCGCAGTGCAGCAGGAGCTGGACAACCGGCCCCAGCTGCGTTCTGTGCTCCTCTGTGGCATCGAGGCACACGCCTGCATCCTG AACACAGCCTTGGACCTCCTAGACCGCGGGCTGCAGGTCCACGTGGTGGTGGACGCCTGCTCCTCTCGCAA ccaggTGGACAGGCTGGTGGCACTGGCCCGGATGCGGCAGAGTGGGGCCTTCCTCTCCACCAGTGAAGGGCTGATTCTGCAGCTCGTGGGTGACGCTGCCCACCCCCGGTTTAAGGAG ATCCAGAAGATCATCAAGGAGCCTGCCCAGGATAGTGGGCTGCTAGGCGTCTTCCAAGGCCCCAACCCCCTCTTCCGCTGA